From a region of the Phragmites australis chromosome 21, lpPhrAust1.1, whole genome shotgun sequence genome:
- the LOC133903529 gene encoding tobamovirus multiplication protein 3-like isoform X2, whose amino-acid sequence MRGLLAAEAAGVAASSASALNGAVDWWRDVNESLLWQDRVFHALAVLYGVVSAVALVQLIRIECRVPEYGWTTQKVFHFLNFIVNGVRSIVFVLRRNVQLVEPEIIQHVLLDMPGLAFFTTYALLVLFWAEIYYQARAMSTDGLRPTFYWINAVVYAIQIILWLVLWWKPFRVMVILSKMFFAGISLFAALGFLLYGGRLFLMLQRFPVESKGRRNKLQEVGYVTTICFSCFLIRCVMMCLNAFDKASDLDVLNHPILNFFYYLMLTYGQMDKS is encoded by the exons ATGAGGGGGTTGCTGGCGGCGGAGGCCGCGGGCGTGGCAGCCTCGTCGGCCTCGGCGCTGAACGGCGCGGTGGACTGGTGGCGCGACGTGAACGAgtccctgctgtggcaggaccGCGTCTTCCACGCCCTGGCCGTGCTCTACGGCGTCGTCTCCGCCGTCGCGCTG GTCCAATTGATCAGAATCGAGTGTAGGGTGCCCGAGTATGGGTGGACGACGCAGAAGGTGTTCCATTTCCTAAACTTCATCGTGAACGGCG TGCGGTCCATTGTATTTGTGCTGCGACGTAATGTGCAACTCGTAGAGCCTGAG ATAATACAACATGTGCTTCTCGATATGCCTGGGCTTGCGTTCTTCACGACGTACGCACTTTTGGTGCTGTTCTGGGCTGAGATTTATTATCAG GCACGTGCAATGTCGACTGATGGGCTTAGGCCAACTTTCTATTGGATCAATGCTGTGGTCTATGCAATCCAG ATAATTTTATGGTTGGTTTTGTGGTGGAAACCATTTCGAGTTATGGTCATCTTATCAAAGATGTTCTTTGCAG GTATATCACTATTTGCAGCTCTCGGGTTTCTTCTCTACGGAGGAAG GTTATTCCTGATGTTGCAGCGTTTCCCTGTAGAATCAAAAGGAAGGCGCAATAAATTGCAGGAG GTTGGCTACGTGACTACTATctgtttttcttgtttcttgatCAGATGTGTCATG ATGTGCCTTAATGCATTTGATAAAGCATCAGATCTTGATGTTCTGAACCATCCGATTCTGAACTTCTTTTATTACTTG
- the LOC133903871 gene encoding heavy metal-associated isoprenylated plant protein 30-like produces the protein MQGLHSVIFFRARTCIKPGHMLHHFVCSKPHMADVVSDVFLSFFCCCFYHPGGHRGVGRQHHSNGHSVPAGGSAAYHHRGAGVTARRSRPVSLQTVELKVRMCCEGCERVVRHALQNLRGVDSVEVDVPMEKVAVTGYLDRGKVLRKVRRSGKKAEFWPSGGTPMRFTSPRSYFRDAASYREGYNYRRHGYSNGDRHARMREPARGADPIGNLFNDDDVNAACRIM, from the exons ATGCAGGGATTACATTCCGTGATATTCTTCCGGGCAAGAACCTGTATAAAACCGGGCCACATGTTGCACCATTTCGTGTGCTCGAAACCACACATGGCGGACGTGGTCTCTGACGTGTTCCTGTCCTTTTTCTGCTGCTGCTTCTACCATCCCGGCGGCCACCGCGGCGTCGGCAGGCAGCACCACAGCAACGGCCACTCGGTGCCCGCCGGCGGCAGCGCCGCGTATCACCACCGCGGAGCCGGGGTTACCGCCCGCCGGAGCAGGCCCGTGTCTCTGCAG ACTGTGGAGCTCAAGGTGCGGATGTGCTGCGAAGGCTGCGAGCGAGTTGTCAGACACGCTCTCCAAAACCTCCGAG GGGTGGACAGCGTGGAGGTGGACGTGCCGATGGAGAAGGTGGCGGTGACGGGGTACCTGGACCGGGGGAAGGTGCTGCGCAAGGTGCGACGGAGCGGGAAGAAGGCGGAGTTCTGGCCGAGCGGCGGCACGCCGATGCGGTTCACGTCCCCCAGGAGCTACTTCCGCGACGCGGCCTCGTACCGCGAGGGCTACAACTACCGGCGCCACGGGTACAGCAACGGCGATCGGCACGCCCGCATGCGCGAGCCAGCCCGCGGCGCCGACCCCATCGGCAACCTGTTCAACGACGACGATGTCAACGCCGCCTGCCggatcatgtga
- the LOC133902963 gene encoding uncharacterized protein LOC133902963 isoform X2 yields the protein MLPYTGDHRRSPPPPPPRAAFSSLSPSAAPFTVCCPHPATDPTPGRDLPTAPSVYAAGGEWGSASWMEPPVSYMAPVAAAAAPQPGYKGEASHSAPYGICSGNNFSNFAGLHSLRSESSNSISEKHPGTCQESSEALSNGFGPSVFHQQQKAFVSKLLDHSGAEETGPYPPRQDLNQYPFGSAYDKYMTQLSSCSTDTQPHILSTRYVDSSEMAKGTVPVMNDTIGESSFSFSSYMNPCRINLDYFDCMWNEQKDLGYQTIDKQCGKWSSSVGDMAAVGNYQLNSLGENHHASERFGNGRHIQESSEVKHDLGSFNSKASTAELGLIQPREFSCELLEVNNTTVDSPCWKGTPAMYQPSFGIMENNDTPRTVIGGYNSSNQNQKAPEFSSGYPGRFPEHQEASGSENDPWKTFKLPLRCISSKDHKEVPPIDVRVHNDMDNHASYLPDKQHARTQKCYDSGEDSKNVITSSQQESSCPASKPKLLGEHSGRHIASMTEAISKKLLSPIAITPRVHVDNLTSGSPHENSSSAAAEKEGSTQKRGEDSSQCYPGAEGNMLNISCETSSSTRAIFLKLMHNLSVVLLSSCKGGSSLQEDEEGLLQSVIQNLAAASSKRSKKTDEGLSKTSQMKLKNIDCARNNIWMAMRGYLAPENADSEFKATVSQVLTKLPEDNMLDDTEVSQASIYRNLWIEAEASACKLKYELQLARMKLATTKGHNNTIKVPDSSDGSKGSNSSVSSSKPQNHVKESIRCAAALQCQGGDSGDRQSPAINRSIVNGVDADVFARFEVLQSRIDNVSSFGEIDCEGQKEAIKNSYAIEDAVMARLKVLQSRQDNVTSLSQESMLDASTNRADNIDAAVMARLRILECHPNNVTFFGQESSKQQLDASTNREDGVDDDVMARLRILKSRPDNITSMGGVSKEHEEACSDRLNGDEVGVMSCGGNVNIKRIVKPCSKFLNSDDLADRLERGDPVGGLDFADGTCVRENETDGSADVATPKRCKAPSDEVNNKGAAQGEDNFGENHAWPQTAGDAHVCTEGSQDSHLISTPVHQYGSSPSEWEHVLKENFFHPGK from the exons ATGCTGCCCTACACCGGCGACCACCGCCGCtcgcctcccccgccgccgccgcgcgcggccttttcctccctctccccctccgcTGCCCCCTTCACCGTCTGCTGCCCCCACCCAGCCACCGATCCGACGCCCGGCCGTGATCTCCCCACCGCCCCGTCCGTCTACGCCGCGGGCGGGGAGTGGGGCAGCGCGTCGTGGATGGAGCCTCCCGTGAGCTACATGGctcccgtcgccgccgccgctgccccgCAGCCGGGTTATAAAG GTGAGGCTTCTCATAGTGCTCCCTATGGCATATGCTCTGGGAATAACTTTAGTAACTTTGCGGGTCTACATTCCTTAAGATCAGAGAGCTCAAATTCGATAAGTGAGAAGCATCCAGGAACTTGCCAAGAAAGTTCAGAGGCCCTCTCTAATGGTTTTGGACCATCAGTTTTTCATCAGCAACAGAAAGCTTTTGTGAGTAAATTGCTTGATCATTCAGGAGCAGAGGAGACAGGACCTTATCCCCCACGACAAGATCTAAATCAGTATCCTTTTGGTTCTGCGTATGACAAATACATGACACAGCTTTCGTCATGTTCAACAGACACACAACCTCACATCTTGTCTACACGATATGTTGATTCATCTGAAATGGCCAAAGGAACGGTTCCAGTGATGAATGACACTATTGGGGAAagttccttctccttttcttcatATATGAATCCCTGTAGAATCAATCTTGATTATTTTGATTGCATGTGGAATGAACAAAAAGATCTTGGATATCAAACTATTGATAAACAGTGTGGAAAATGGAGCAGCTCGGTGGGTGATATGGCAGCAGTGGGGAACTATCAACTCAATTCTCTTGGAGAGAACCACCATGCTTCTGAGCGTTTTGGAAATGGGAGGCATATACAGGAGTCCTCTGAAGTGAAGCATGATTTGGGAAGTTTCAATTccaaagcttctacagctgagcTTGGATTGATTCAGCCTCGTGAATTTTCATGTGAGTTGCTTGAGGTTAATAACACCACTGTTGATTCACCATGTTGGAAGGGCACACCAGCCATGTACCAGCCTTCATTTGGTATCATGGAAAATAATGATACTCCTCGTACGGTTATAGGAGGCTACAACAGTTCAAATCAAAACCAGAAGGCTCCTGAGTTTAGTTCTGGGTATCCAGGGCGATTCCCGGAACATCAGGAAGCATCAGGTTCTGAGAATGACCCTTGGAAGACTTTCAAGTTGCCTTTGAGATGTATAAGCTCCAAAGATCATAAAGAAGTACCACCTATCGATGTCAGGGTTCATAATGATATGGATAATCATGCTAGTTATTTGCCTGACAAACAACATGCCAGAACACAGAAATGCTATGATTCTGGAGAAGATTCTAAGAATGTGATAACTTCAAGTCAACAGGAAAGTTCTTGTCCTGCCAGCAAACCCAAACTTTTGGGTGAACATAGTGGCAGACATATAGCAAGCATGACTGAAGCAATAAGTAAAAAACTGTTGAGTCCTATTGCTATTACTCCTAGAGTTCATGTTGATaatttgacaagtggaagccCACATGAAAATAGTTCTTCTGCGGCTGCGGAGAAAGAAGGAAGCACACAGAAAAGAGGTGAAGACTCTTCTCAGTGTTATCCAGGTGCTGAGGGGAATATGCTGAATATTTCTTGTGAGACCAGCTCTAGCACTCGGGCAATATTTCTGAAACTAATGCACAATTTGTCGGTAGTGCTTCTATCGTCTTGCAAGGGTGGTTCTTCATTACAGGAAGACGAAGAGGGCCTTCTGCAATCAGTGATTCAAAATCTTGCAGCTGCTAGTTCCAAAAGAAGCAAG AAAACTGATGAGGGCTTGAGCAAAACCAGTCaaatgaaattaaaaaatattgattGTGCGAGGAACAACATTTGGATGGCAATGCGTGGATACTTGGCACCGGAGAATGCTGATTCAGAATTTAAGGCCACTGTTTCACAG GTTTTAACTAAGCTCCCAGAGGATAACATGCTTGATGACACTGAAGTTTCTCAGGCGTCAATCTACAGGAATTTGTGGATTGAAGCAGAAGCTTCAGCGTGTAAACTTAAATACGAGCTTCAACTTGCTCGTATGAAGCTTGCGACAACAAAAGGTCACAACAACACAATAAAAG TTCCTGACTCATCGGATGGCAGTAAAGGCTCTAACTCCTCTGTATCCAGTAGCAAACCACAAAATCATGTCAAAGAAAGCATTAGATGCGCTGCGGCTTTGCAATGTCAGGGAGGAGATAGCGGTGACAGGCAATCTCCTGCTATAAATAGGAGCATTGTCAATGGTGTTGATGCTGATGTTTTTGCTCGATTTGAAGTTTTGCAGTCCCGCATTGACAATGTTAGCTCCTTTGGAGAGATTGACTGTGAGGGGCAGAAAGAAGCAATCAAGAACTCATATGCGATTGAAGATGCTGTTATGGCTAGACTGAAAGTTTTGCAGTCTCGTCAGGACAATGTAACCTCTTTGAGTCAGGAAAGCATGCTAGATGCAAGCACAAACAGAGCAGATAATATTGATGCTGCTGTTATGGCCAGGCTGAGAATTTTGGAGTGCCATCCTAATAATGTAACCTTTTTTGGTCAGGAAAGCAGCAAGCAACAACTCGATGCAAGCACAAATAGAGAAGATGGGGTTGATGATGATGTTATGGCTAGGCTGAGAATTTTGAAGTCTCGACCTGATAATATAACCTCAATGGGTGGTGTCagcaaggagcatgaagaagcATGTAGTGATCGGTTGAATGGGGATGAAGTTGGCGTTATGTCTTGTGGAGGCAATGTCAACATTAAAAGAATTGTTAAACCATGCTCGAAGTTTCTTAACTCTGATGATTTGGCAGACCGCTTGGAAAGAGGAGATCCAGTTGGTGGCCTAGACTTTGCTGATGGAACTTGTGTTAGGGAGAACGAGACAGATGGTTCAGCCGATGTAGCTACTCCCAAGAGGTGCAAAGCTCCATCTGATGAGGTGAACAACAAAGGTGCAGCCCAGGGTGAAGATAATTTTGGTGAAAACCATGCGTGGCCTCAAACTGCAGGGGACGCTCATGTTTGCACAGAAGGGTCTCAAGACTCGCACTTAATCTCCACTCCAGTTCACCAGTATGGCAGTTCGCCATCAGAGTGGGAGCACGTGCTGAAGGAGAACTTCTTCCATCCAGGCAAATAG
- the LOC133902963 gene encoding uncharacterized protein LOC133902963 isoform X1 — MLPYTGDHRRSPPPPPPRAAFSSLSPSAAPFTVCCPHPATDPTPGRDLPTAPSVYAAGGEWGSASWMEPPVSYMAPVAAAAAPQPGYKGEASHSAPYGICSGNNFSNFAGLHSLRSESSNSISEKHPGTCQESSEALSNGFGPSVFHQQQKAFVSKLLDHSGAEETGPYPPRQDLNQYPFGSAYDKYMTQLSSCSTDTQPHILSTRYVDSSEMAKGTVPVMNDTIGESSFSFSSYMNPCRINLDYFDCMWNEQKDLGYQTIDKQCGKWSSSVGDMAAVGNYQLNSLGENHHASERFGNGRHIQESSEVKHDLGSFNSKASTAELGLIQPREFSCELLEVNNTTVDSPCWKGTPAMYQPSFGIMENNDTPRTVIGGYNSSNQNQKAPEFSSGYPGRFPEHQEASGSENDPWKTFKLPLRCISSKDHKEVPPIDVRVHNDMDNHASYLPDKQHARTQKCYDSGEDSKNVITSSQQESSCPASKPKLLGEHSGRHIASMTEAISKKLLSPIAITPRVHVDNLTSGSPHENSSSAAAEKEGSTQKRGEDSSQCYPGAEGNMLNISCETSSSTRAIFLKLMHNLSVVLLSSCKGGSSLQEDEEGLLQSVIQNLAAASSKRSKIEQKTDEGLSKTSQMKLKNIDCARNNIWMAMRGYLAPENADSEFKATVSQVLTKLPEDNMLDDTEVSQASIYRNLWIEAEASACKLKYELQLARMKLATTKGHNNTIKVPDSSDGSKGSNSSVSSSKPQNHVKESIRCAAALQCQGGDSGDRQSPAINRSIVNGVDADVFARFEVLQSRIDNVSSFGEIDCEGQKEAIKNSYAIEDAVMARLKVLQSRQDNVTSLSQESMLDASTNRADNIDAAVMARLRILECHPNNVTFFGQESSKQQLDASTNREDGVDDDVMARLRILKSRPDNITSMGGVSKEHEEACSDRLNGDEVGVMSCGGNVNIKRIVKPCSKFLNSDDLADRLERGDPVGGLDFADGTCVRENETDGSADVATPKRCKAPSDEVNNKGAAQGEDNFGENHAWPQTAGDAHVCTEGSQDSHLISTPVHQYGSSPSEWEHVLKENFFHPGK, encoded by the exons ATGCTGCCCTACACCGGCGACCACCGCCGCtcgcctcccccgccgccgccgcgcgcggccttttcctccctctccccctccgcTGCCCCCTTCACCGTCTGCTGCCCCCACCCAGCCACCGATCCGACGCCCGGCCGTGATCTCCCCACCGCCCCGTCCGTCTACGCCGCGGGCGGGGAGTGGGGCAGCGCGTCGTGGATGGAGCCTCCCGTGAGCTACATGGctcccgtcgccgccgccgctgccccgCAGCCGGGTTATAAAG GTGAGGCTTCTCATAGTGCTCCCTATGGCATATGCTCTGGGAATAACTTTAGTAACTTTGCGGGTCTACATTCCTTAAGATCAGAGAGCTCAAATTCGATAAGTGAGAAGCATCCAGGAACTTGCCAAGAAAGTTCAGAGGCCCTCTCTAATGGTTTTGGACCATCAGTTTTTCATCAGCAACAGAAAGCTTTTGTGAGTAAATTGCTTGATCATTCAGGAGCAGAGGAGACAGGACCTTATCCCCCACGACAAGATCTAAATCAGTATCCTTTTGGTTCTGCGTATGACAAATACATGACACAGCTTTCGTCATGTTCAACAGACACACAACCTCACATCTTGTCTACACGATATGTTGATTCATCTGAAATGGCCAAAGGAACGGTTCCAGTGATGAATGACACTATTGGGGAAagttccttctccttttcttcatATATGAATCCCTGTAGAATCAATCTTGATTATTTTGATTGCATGTGGAATGAACAAAAAGATCTTGGATATCAAACTATTGATAAACAGTGTGGAAAATGGAGCAGCTCGGTGGGTGATATGGCAGCAGTGGGGAACTATCAACTCAATTCTCTTGGAGAGAACCACCATGCTTCTGAGCGTTTTGGAAATGGGAGGCATATACAGGAGTCCTCTGAAGTGAAGCATGATTTGGGAAGTTTCAATTccaaagcttctacagctgagcTTGGATTGATTCAGCCTCGTGAATTTTCATGTGAGTTGCTTGAGGTTAATAACACCACTGTTGATTCACCATGTTGGAAGGGCACACCAGCCATGTACCAGCCTTCATTTGGTATCATGGAAAATAATGATACTCCTCGTACGGTTATAGGAGGCTACAACAGTTCAAATCAAAACCAGAAGGCTCCTGAGTTTAGTTCTGGGTATCCAGGGCGATTCCCGGAACATCAGGAAGCATCAGGTTCTGAGAATGACCCTTGGAAGACTTTCAAGTTGCCTTTGAGATGTATAAGCTCCAAAGATCATAAAGAAGTACCACCTATCGATGTCAGGGTTCATAATGATATGGATAATCATGCTAGTTATTTGCCTGACAAACAACATGCCAGAACACAGAAATGCTATGATTCTGGAGAAGATTCTAAGAATGTGATAACTTCAAGTCAACAGGAAAGTTCTTGTCCTGCCAGCAAACCCAAACTTTTGGGTGAACATAGTGGCAGACATATAGCAAGCATGACTGAAGCAATAAGTAAAAAACTGTTGAGTCCTATTGCTATTACTCCTAGAGTTCATGTTGATaatttgacaagtggaagccCACATGAAAATAGTTCTTCTGCGGCTGCGGAGAAAGAAGGAAGCACACAGAAAAGAGGTGAAGACTCTTCTCAGTGTTATCCAGGTGCTGAGGGGAATATGCTGAATATTTCTTGTGAGACCAGCTCTAGCACTCGGGCAATATTTCTGAAACTAATGCACAATTTGTCGGTAGTGCTTCTATCGTCTTGCAAGGGTGGTTCTTCATTACAGGAAGACGAAGAGGGCCTTCTGCAATCAGTGATTCAAAATCTTGCAGCTGCTAGTTCCAAAAGAAGCAAG ATTGAACAGAAAACTGATGAGGGCTTGAGCAAAACCAGTCaaatgaaattaaaaaatattgattGTGCGAGGAACAACATTTGGATGGCAATGCGTGGATACTTGGCACCGGAGAATGCTGATTCAGAATTTAAGGCCACTGTTTCACAG GTTTTAACTAAGCTCCCAGAGGATAACATGCTTGATGACACTGAAGTTTCTCAGGCGTCAATCTACAGGAATTTGTGGATTGAAGCAGAAGCTTCAGCGTGTAAACTTAAATACGAGCTTCAACTTGCTCGTATGAAGCTTGCGACAACAAAAGGTCACAACAACACAATAAAAG TTCCTGACTCATCGGATGGCAGTAAAGGCTCTAACTCCTCTGTATCCAGTAGCAAACCACAAAATCATGTCAAAGAAAGCATTAGATGCGCTGCGGCTTTGCAATGTCAGGGAGGAGATAGCGGTGACAGGCAATCTCCTGCTATAAATAGGAGCATTGTCAATGGTGTTGATGCTGATGTTTTTGCTCGATTTGAAGTTTTGCAGTCCCGCATTGACAATGTTAGCTCCTTTGGAGAGATTGACTGTGAGGGGCAGAAAGAAGCAATCAAGAACTCATATGCGATTGAAGATGCTGTTATGGCTAGACTGAAAGTTTTGCAGTCTCGTCAGGACAATGTAACCTCTTTGAGTCAGGAAAGCATGCTAGATGCAAGCACAAACAGAGCAGATAATATTGATGCTGCTGTTATGGCCAGGCTGAGAATTTTGGAGTGCCATCCTAATAATGTAACCTTTTTTGGTCAGGAAAGCAGCAAGCAACAACTCGATGCAAGCACAAATAGAGAAGATGGGGTTGATGATGATGTTATGGCTAGGCTGAGAATTTTGAAGTCTCGACCTGATAATATAACCTCAATGGGTGGTGTCagcaaggagcatgaagaagcATGTAGTGATCGGTTGAATGGGGATGAAGTTGGCGTTATGTCTTGTGGAGGCAATGTCAACATTAAAAGAATTGTTAAACCATGCTCGAAGTTTCTTAACTCTGATGATTTGGCAGACCGCTTGGAAAGAGGAGATCCAGTTGGTGGCCTAGACTTTGCTGATGGAACTTGTGTTAGGGAGAACGAGACAGATGGTTCAGCCGATGTAGCTACTCCCAAGAGGTGCAAAGCTCCATCTGATGAGGTGAACAACAAAGGTGCAGCCCAGGGTGAAGATAATTTTGGTGAAAACCATGCGTGGCCTCAAACTGCAGGGGACGCTCATGTTTGCACAGAAGGGTCTCAAGACTCGCACTTAATCTCCACTCCAGTTCACCAGTATGGCAGTTCGCCATCAGAGTGGGAGCACGTGCTGAAGGAGAACTTCTTCCATCCAGGCAAATAG
- the LOC133903551 gene encoding putative B3 domain-containing protein Os10g0537100, whose amino-acid sequence MEFTPAHGGLEDPERARSGAAWVEKEHMFEKVVTPSDVGKLNRLVIPKQHAERYFPALDAAAAAEGGGKGLVLSFEDRAGKAWRFRYSYWNSSQSYVVTKGWSRFVKEKRLGAGDTVSFGRGVGEAARGRLFIDFRRRRQDVAFLQAPLASVQRLPLPSVPICPWQDYSTYGASAPAPSRHVLFLRPQVPAAVVLASVPVLVAASAVEATRPKRVRLFGVNLDCPPDGEDGARVTRTASTLLQLPSPSSSTCSSTAGKEICSLDLGL is encoded by the coding sequence ATGGAGTTCACGCCCGCACACGGCGGGCTCGAGGATCCCGAGAGGGCTCGCAGCGGCGCGGCGTGGGTGGAGAAGGAGCACATGTTCGAGAAGGTGGTGACCCCGAGCGACGTGGGGAAGCTGAACCGCCTGGTCATCCCCAAGCAGCACGCGGAGCGCTACTTCCCCGCGctggacgcggcggcggcggcggagggcggcGGCAAGGGGCTGGTTCTCAGCTTCGAGGACCGGGCGGGGAAGGCGTGGCGGTTCCGGTACTCGTACTGGAACAGCAGCCAGAGCTACGTGGTGACCAAGGGTTGGAGCCGCTTCGTCAAGGAGAAGCGCCTCGGCGCCGGGGACACCGTCTCGTTCGGCCGCGGCGTCGGCGAGGCAGCGCGCGGCCGCCTCTTCATCGACTTCCGCCGACGCCGCCAGGACGTCGCGTTCCTGCAGGCGCCGCTGGCGTCGGTGCAGCGCCTGCCTCTCCCCTCCGTGCCCATCTGCCCGTGGCAGGACTACAGCACCTATGGCGCCTCTGCTCCGGCGCCCAGCCGGCACGTGCTGTTCCTGCGGCCGCAGGTGCCGGCCGCCGTGGTGCTCGCGTCGGTGCCTGTGCTCGTCGCGGCGTCTGCGGTGGAGGCGACAAGGCCGAAGCGGGTCCGGCTGTTCGGGGTGAACCTTGATTGCCCACCGGACGGCGAAGATGGCGCCAGAGTCACCCGGACGGCGTCGACGCTCCTGCAGCTgccctcgccgtcgtcgtcaaCATGTTCCTCGACGGCAGGGAAGGAGATCTGCTCTTTGGATCTTGGGCTGTGA